The Candidatus Nomurabacteria bacterium DNA window AATCGGCGCCTTAGCTTTTGCGCGTGGCTTCGTAGTGGTCTTTGCTTTGCCTGTAGTTTTTTTCTTTGCTACCGCTTTTGTGCTCTTTACTTTTTTTGTTTTTTTTACACTTTTGGTCGACTTCTTGGCAGGAGACTTTTTCTTCATACGTAAAAAGTTGCGCTAGAGAGTGAGAAATGAGAGCGATGTCTTATTCAGACAAGGCGTTGCGGCGAGCGCTTAGCTCACTAAATTGTTCGAGCAAGTGCTGTACCTGCTCCTGATTTTGCTCTGTCTCTGCCTGACGAAGGGCTGCTTGGACTGTTGCGATGGACTGCTCGATGCTTCGTTTGAGGAGGAAATGTGCGCAAGTGCGCAGCTCTTTTGAGAGCTCTCCAGTTTGGCGTCCATCAAAATATTGTGCAGCGAATAATTGAAGCTGCGGAATCTCAGAAGCGAGTTCCGGTGCTCGGCGTGTTATTTCGCGTTGCAAATCGTCAAGACTGACAGAGTGGTTACTAGTATACTGATCTCGTAGTATCTTGTAAAGGGTGTGATAGGGGGGGTGAAGCAGCTCAGCCTGGAAGTCCGCTGGCAGCGAGTCAAGGAATTCTAGCTGATGGATGAGTAGGGCGGCGAGAAGTTGACTGACCTGCCAATGGCGACCTTGGCGTGGTTGCGCTACTTGCGCGGGATTTACTGTGCTTGCTTTTGGTCGAGGCGTTTTTCCTTTTTGCATTTGTTCTCGTAGCAACTCCTCATTCACCTGGACGGCCTGCGCAAGTTTCGAGAGATAGTGACTCTGCTCAACGGGATTTGCCACCATGGTAAGTAAAGGAAGGAGATTTTTTACTGCCTTCTTTTTATCATCAACCTTTGTCAGATCAAGCGGGGCAAAAGTGCTGCGAAGCGCATAGTCGAGATAAGGCTCTGCTTTTGCCACTGCCTCGGGCCAAGCTTTTGGATCTTGTCGAATTAATTCATCCGGGTCTTTGCCGCTTGGTACGCTGATGACCTTAATGGTAAATTCTTGCTGCAAGGCTAGCTCAATACCGCGACGGGTAGCTGATTGTCCGGCCATGTCAGTATCAAAGCCGATGAGGAGAGTATCAGTGAAGCGTCGGATAAGCTTCAATTGATCAGTGGTAAGCGCTGTTCCACTAGCAGCGATCGCCTGCGTGACGCCAACGCGATGTGAGGCAATCACGTCCAGATAGCCTTCCACAACAATTGCATAACCAGCACTTCGGATTGACTGCTTCGCCAGATGCAGGCCATAGAGCACTGTGCTTTTGTTATACACGTCGCTTTGCGGGGAGTTCACATACTTTGCCGCATCCTCAGGTGCTGGCGGCATTACGCGACCACCAAAGCCAATCACATTGCCGTGCACATCAGCAATTGGAAACATGAGTCGGTTGCGGAAGCGGTCATAATAGCGAGCGCTACCTTCTTTTTGCTGGAGTAGGCCAGCTCGGGCCATGTCGAGGTCCTTGATATTTTTTTTGGCTAAAGCGTTTTTTACATTTTCCCAGCCCTCTGGCGCAAAGCCGATTTGGAAGTTTTCAATGTCCTCGCTCGTAATACTCCTCTGCTCTATATACTGCCGCGCCGAGGCTGCTTCTTTCGCCCGCAGGAGGACTTGGTGATAAAAACGAGACGCAGTAGCCAGGATATCCAGCAGGTGCGTTCGTTGATCTTGCAGTTTGGGGTCAAAGCGAGGAATCTCGACATTGGCCTTCTTTGCCAGCAGGCGGAGTGTCTCAGGGAAGTCCATACCTTCCATCTCTTGGATAAAGGTAAAGAGATCACCACCTTTACCACAGCCAAAGCAGTGCCAGATGCCATTTGCTCGATCCACCATAAAGGAAGGTGTCTTTTCATGGTGAATAGGACACAGAGCCTTATGATACTTCCCGGATGGTTTGAGCGTGACGTACTCGCCAATCAGCTCAACCAGGTCCAGACGCTGCTTAATTTCATCGGTGACTTGGGCCATACCTGCATTCTGTCTTAGCTGAGCAAAAAGAACAAGTCAAGCTTCCTTGACAGCAGGGTGATGCTACAGTAGGCTCTGAATACGCACATTAGTATCTCACTTCATAGATGAGGAACTCCGGTGAAAATCCGGGGCACTGCCGGTACGGTATCCTACCTTCGCTAAAGCTATGGTGGGGAGCCCGATACTCAGCTATGTTGTTTCAATCGTTCTTCCTCCGAGCAGAGGACAAGGCGTGCAAGTGCACTGTGCGTTATGACTTCTGCTCGAAACAGAAGTTTTATTCTTATCTCAAAAAAGTATGCGAGTATTTCAGGTATTCTTGTTTGTCCTCATGATGAGTTTCAGTTTGCCCGTAGTGGCGCAGACGAGCGCTCCTCAAGTAAATGTAAGAGTTGAATCCGCGGATTCCACCTTGTTCAATAGTTCGGTGCTGGTCGACGCCTGTACGGTGACTGATACCA harbors:
- a CDS encoding DNA primase, with the translated sequence MAQVTDEIKQRLDLVELIGEYVTLKPSGKYHKALCPIHHEKTPSFMVDRANGIWHCFGCGKGGDLFTFIQEMEGMDFPETLRLLAKKANVEIPRFDPKLQDQRTHLLDILATASRFYHQVLLRAKEAASARQYIEQRSITSEDIENFQIGFAPEGWENVKNALAKKNIKDLDMARAGLLQQKEGSARYYDRFRNRLMFPIADVHGNVIGFGGRVMPPAPEDAAKYVNSPQSDVYNKSTVLYGLHLAKQSIRSAGYAIVVEGYLDVIASHRVGVTQAIAASGTALTTDQLKLIRRFTDTLLIGFDTDMAGQSATRRGIELALQQEFTIKVISVPSGKDPDELIRQDPKAWPEAVAKAEPYLDYALRSTFAPLDLTKVDDKKKAVKNLLPLLTMVANPVEQSHYLSKLAQAVQVNEELLREQMQKGKTPRPKASTVNPAQVAQPRQGRHWQVSQLLAALLIHQLEFLDSLPADFQAELLHPPYHTLYKILRDQYTSNHSVSLDDLQREITRRAPELASEIPQLQLFAAQYFDGRQTGELSKELRTCAHFLLKRSIEQSIATVQAALRQAETEQNQEQVQHLLEQFSELSARRNALSE